TGGCCGACCGAGACAACCATCAGATCCGCAAATTCGCCCCCGGCGGCGCCGTGAGCCTCGTGGCTGGCAGCGGCACCGCCGGCCATGCCGACGCCGCCGGCGCGCTCGCCAGCTTCAAGTCTCCCGCCGGCCTCGCCCTCTTCGAGACTGGCGGCACGGACGGCTACCTCTACGTCGTCGACACCGGCAACCACGCCCTGCGTGTCATCACGCTGGCCACGGGATCCGTCACCACCTTCTCCGGCGCTCCCGGCGAGCCAGCAGGCCACGCCGACGCTACCGGCACCAACGCCCGTTTCGACTCCCCCGGCGGCCTCGTGGTGGACGCCGATGGCGATCTCTATCTCGCCGATACAGGCAATTCCGTCATCCGAAAAATCACCCCCACCGGCGTCGTGATAACCCTCGCCGGAGCTCCCGGCCACGCCGGCTTCAAGGACGCCACCGGCACCAACGCCTGGTTCGACCATCCCCGCGACATCACCCTCACCGCCACGGGGACACTCGTTGTGGCCGACACCGGCAATCGCGCCCTTCGCGCTATTTCCGCCGCCGATGCCGTCACCACGCTTGTTGTCACGAGCGGCACCGCGCCGACTCTTGACCCGCCCGCCTCCGCCGTGCCGGAGATACCACCATTCAACCCGCCGCAAGGCAAACGCGGCGGCGGCGCGCCAAGCTGGTGGCTCGTCACCGCACTCGCCGTACTCCTCGCCGCCCGCGCATTCGCGAGCCGCCATCTTCACGGGACGCGATTTCAACGCATTGGAGGATGAGAGTATTGTCGGTATTCAGTTGACCAGCCTTTCGAGCTCCCGCCCGAACATCTCCATCTGGTTTTGCTCCTTTTTTCTTTTCGGTTGCATCGCTTTTCCCGGGTTTGTGGGTCATCTGCCTGTTTCCCACGAAAAAACACCCGACATAACTGTGTTAATATATTAATATTAAATGTATTATTAATTTCGTTATAGGCTGATTATAAACCAAGCAGGCATCTTGCATTTGAGAAATAAAGAACACTTGGGATAACTGGTCCGCTTTGGGGCGGCGAGTTATGAGACGGGACCAGGAGTTACTACCTTTGAAGGCGCGGCGCAAGCGCACAACAAGGTCGAAGCGCCCGCAGGGGTTCTCCTCATCTTAAAAACAAGCATGGACCTGGTTCTCATTGGGAAAATGTTTTCGATCTCGATGCTTTTATACTACCAACCTTTCAATTTTGCTGCGTCGAGTGCCTCGTTGAGAGAGGGCAGTTCGGAATGCCACATTTTTTCCCACTCAAGGCTCACGGAACCCTCGAAGGAAGATTTGCGCAGTGTATTCAGGAGTGTCCGCATGGGGTATTCACCTGCGCCGGGAAGCACGTATTTGTATTTCCCCTCCGCCGTATCACAAGTGATGCTGTCTTTCACGTGCAGGTGAACGATGTTTGGAGCGATATTTTCCCACGTGGCCTCGGGCGATTCGCCGCCAATCCGCCAAGTGTGATGGGTATCCCAGAGAATGGAGGTTCCGGAGGGAGCTTCAGCGATAAACTCTTTCAGCTTCGATGAAGTGACCAAGGAACTGTGCGTCTCGACCATCACATCGGAGCGCCAGTTGTTCTTCTCGCGCATTTTATGCCACCAATTGAGCGTGGCAACGGACGCGACAAGGTCGGCGACACTAACACCGGCGGCGCCGTCGAAGACACGCAGTTTCACGCCGCCGAGCGCCTCGGCCCATGGGATATACTGGAGAAATGCGGCGAGCGCGGCGGCGTCGCCGGGCAGAAAAAGCGAGGTGTCGAGCGCGATGATGCGGACGGATTGAGCTGCGGCGGCGAAGGCGGCGGGTGTGCCGAACTCGCCGGCGAGCGCGGCGGGCAGGTCAACGGTGCCGCACGCGGCTCGCAATTCGACCTGACCGATGCCGTGGCGGGCAGCCAACGCGAGAATTTCGCACACCGAAAGCTCCGGACAGCCGAGACTCGAAAACGCGCGCGGTGGCCCAAGGCGGGGTTGTTTCATCGCGCCTTTGTATTATTTCCGCGTCTTTTTCCAGCACGCAGGGCAGACGCGGCGCCAAGCGCCGCCAGCGCGGCGAGGCACCAGACCGAGGGCGCGCCGCCACCGTGGCCATGGCCGGTTTTATTGCGATGGGTCACTTCGTAAGAGGTATCCACCTTCGGCAAAGGTGCCGTGCCTGTGGCATAAACCAGTGTCGTCACTTCATTATGTGAACCTATTTGGCGAATGGCTTGATTCTGGGTATCAGCGACATAGAGGTATTGCCCATCATTGCTGAGGGCAATCCCCTTGGGGTGATTAAACCACGCATTGGTTCCCGTGCCATCCTTGAAGCCGGCCACACCCGAGATGCCGTCGGTGCCGGGATTGCCGGCGATGGTGGTGACGACTCCGGCGGATGTCACCTCGCGGATGGTTGAATTTCCCGTATCGGCCACATAAATCAGTCCCGAGCCATCAACGATAATGCCTTCGGGTTGGTTAAACAGTGCAAATGTTCCAGTGCCATCAAGGCTGCCGGCCAAGCTAGGATTGCCGGCAAGGGTGGTGACTGATGATCCTCCATCCAACGCAATTTTTCGAATCGTGTTGTTGCCCGTATCCGCAACGTATAGAAAATTGCCGGAAGCTGCCGAGCCGGATGACT
This genomic stretch from Termitidicoccus mucosus harbors:
- a CDS encoding sugar phosphate isomerase/epimerase family protein, with translation MAARHGIGQVELRAACGTVDLPAALAGEFGTPAAFAAAAQSVRIIALDTSLFLPGDAAALAAFLQYIPWAEALGGVKLRVFDGAAGVSVADLVASVATLNWWHKMREKNNWRSDVMVETHSSLVTSSKLKEFIAEAPSGTSILWDTHHTWRIGGESPEATWENIAPNIVHLHVKDSITCDTAEGKYKYVLPGAGEYPMRTLLNTLRKSSFEGSVSLEWEKMWHSELPSLNEALDAAKLKGW